A genomic stretch from Achromobacter spanius includes:
- a CDS encoding methylated-DNA--[protein]-cysteine S-methyltransferase produces the protein MAYPTIVSKKPADPLEPLAYRDMPTPLGELRLVASPKGLRGAWFTDQESLPSPEGWAHTDADPILEQARRELDEWFAGKRRAFDVALDPVGTAFQHKVWQSLCALDFGKLASYGDLARSVGRPKGAQAVGGAVGRNPIIIIIPCHRVIGADTSLTGFGGGLPRKQALLAHEGNRYVSRNPRARRICDGQAELPW, from the coding sequence ATGGCGTACCCAACTATCGTGTCAAAAAAACCCGCCGATCCGCTGGAACCCTTGGCATACCGCGACATGCCCACCCCTTTGGGGGAGCTGCGCCTGGTCGCCAGCCCGAAAGGCCTGCGTGGTGCCTGGTTCACGGACCAGGAATCGCTGCCGTCGCCTGAAGGCTGGGCGCATACGGACGCCGATCCCATCCTGGAGCAGGCGCGTCGCGAACTGGACGAATGGTTCGCGGGCAAGCGCCGCGCTTTCGACGTGGCGCTCGACCCCGTCGGCACCGCGTTCCAGCACAAGGTCTGGCAGTCACTGTGCGCACTGGATTTTGGCAAGCTCGCCAGCTATGGCGACCTGGCCCGCAGCGTGGGGCGGCCCAAGGGCGCGCAGGCAGTCGGCGGCGCGGTCGGCCGCAACCCCATCATCATCATCATTCCGTGTCACCGCGTGATTGGCGCCGATACCTCGCTGACGGGGTTTGGCGGCGGGCTCCCGCGCAAGCAGGCGCTGCTGGCCCACGAAGGCAACCGCTATGTCAGCCGCAACCCGCGCGCGCGCCGCATCTGCGACGGGCAAGCCGAGCTGCCGTGGTGA
- a CDS encoding septal ring lytic transglycosylase RlpA family protein, whose product MTLSRPLRPILMLLLAIAVAGCSSTGGSKKGGGYYKDDGPDANPPSNLDQVPDAVPRIEPYASGANRPYVVFGKRYVPDTSGQAYKQRGLASWYGKKFHGNATSIGESYDMYAMTAAHTTLPLPSYARVTSLVNGKTIIVRVNDRGPFHSDRIMDLSYVAAYKLGIIGPGSGQVVVESIPQEEIRRLASQGTPAVPAPEPDSATGSLPVQAPLTAAPVALTAEPLPGPAAGSAPVRQAPAAGIGNVYLQVGAFSQAGNAQSLVARINPQLSSVGAPPAKVDQSNNLYRVRIGPYPDRQSALNAVPTVSDRIGILPSIATQ is encoded by the coding sequence ATGACCCTGTCTCGCCCGCTGCGCCCGATCCTGATGTTGTTGCTGGCCATTGCCGTGGCCGGCTGCTCTTCCACCGGCGGAAGCAAAAAGGGCGGCGGGTACTACAAGGACGACGGCCCGGACGCCAACCCGCCGTCGAACCTGGACCAGGTGCCGGATGCGGTGCCCCGCATCGAACCCTATGCCAGCGGCGCCAACCGGCCCTATGTGGTTTTCGGCAAGCGCTACGTGCCGGACACCAGCGGCCAAGCGTATAAGCAGCGCGGCCTGGCATCCTGGTACGGTAAGAAGTTCCACGGCAATGCCACGTCCATCGGCGAGTCCTACGACATGTACGCCATGACGGCGGCCCACACGACGCTGCCACTTCCCAGCTATGCGCGCGTCACCAGCCTGGTCAACGGCAAGACGATCATCGTGCGGGTGAACGACCGTGGTCCGTTCCATAGCGACCGCATCATGGATTTGTCTTACGTGGCCGCCTACAAGCTGGGCATCATCGGACCGGGTAGTGGCCAGGTAGTGGTCGAGAGCATTCCGCAGGAAGAGATCCGACGCCTGGCCTCGCAAGGAACGCCCGCGGTGCCTGCACCGGAACCCGATTCCGCCACGGGCTCGTTGCCCGTCCAGGCGCCGTTGACCGCGGCGCCGGTAGCGTTGACGGCTGAACCCTTGCCCGGCCCCGCCGCGGGTTCGGCTCCGGTACGCCAGGCGCCGGCAGCCGGCATCGGCAATGTCTATCTGCAAGTGGGCGCGTTCAGTCAGGCCGGCAACGCGCAATCGCTGGTTGCCCGCATCAATCCGCAACTGAGCTCGGTCGGCGCGCCGCCCGCCAAGGTGGATCAATCCAACAACCTGTACCGGGTCAGGATCGGCCCGTACCCCGACCGCCAAAGCGCGTTGAACGCGGTGCCGACAGTGTCGGACCGCATCGGCATCCTGCCCAGCATCGCCACGCAGTAA
- a CDS encoding c-type cytochrome, with protein MLALISFRSVSLPRFGAIFRVFAAAVVVFTTSPVHAQPASPAAPPSAPSIPASASPDALKPDTLQPDTMAARVAACTACHGAQGRAGADGYYPRLAGKPQEYLYHQLLNFRDERRQYRPMSHLLAGLPDDYLREMAAYFSEQHVPYPPPARAEVSRATLEAGRKLALQGDAARGLPACASCHGAALSGLMPAIPGLLGLPRDYIGSQIGSWKTGLRRAAAPDCMADIANKLTPADIGALAAWLSSQPVTEPYAPESAGSLRLPAECGSQAQR; from the coding sequence ATGTTAGCGCTCATTTCCTTTCGTAGTGTTTCACTGCCGCGGTTTGGGGCGATTTTCCGCGTGTTCGCGGCGGCCGTTGTGGTCTTTACGACAAGCCCCGTGCACGCGCAGCCAGCGTCGCCCGCCGCCCCGCCTTCAGCCCCTTCCATACCCGCCAGCGCAAGTCCCGATGCGTTGAAGCCTGATACCTTGCAGCCCGACACCATGGCGGCCCGCGTTGCGGCCTGTACCGCCTGCCATGGTGCGCAGGGCCGGGCGGGCGCCGACGGGTACTACCCGCGCCTGGCCGGCAAGCCGCAGGAATACCTGTACCACCAGTTGCTGAATTTCCGCGACGAGCGCCGTCAGTACCGGCCCATGTCGCATCTGCTGGCGGGTCTACCCGACGACTACCTGCGCGAGATGGCCGCGTATTTTTCCGAGCAGCATGTGCCCTATCCGCCACCGGCGCGCGCGGAGGTATCCCGCGCCACGCTGGAGGCCGGCCGCAAGCTGGCCTTGCAGGGCGACGCGGCTCGTGGCCTGCCTGCCTGTGCGTCCTGTCACGGCGCCGCGCTCAGCGGCCTGATGCCCGCCATTCCTGGATTGCTGGGTTTGCCGCGTGACTACATCGGTTCGCAGATCGGCAGTTGGAAGACCGGGCTGCGCCGCGCCGCCGCGCCGGACTGCATGGCCGACATCGCCAACAAGCTCACCCCGGCCGACATCGGCGCCCTGGCCGCGTGGCTGTCGTCACAGCCCGTCACCGAGCCCTACGCGCCAGAAAGCGCGGGGTCGCTGCGCTTGCCCGCGGAATGCGGCAGCCAGGCGCAACGCTGA
- the rapZ gene encoding RNase adapter RapZ translates to MLKVVLVTGISGSGKSVALRMLEDASYTCVDNLPVRFLTEFIANARDEGLERVAVAIDVRSPGELAELPDVVTALRSMGTSLRVVFLDANTSTLVQRYSESRRRHPLTDRLQRGGTPPSLADCIALERELLAPLREQEHVIDTSDLTPGQLRAWIRDLIQADRAPLVLTFESFAYKRGVPGDADLVFDVRCLPNPHYDRNLRPLTGRDEPVATWLAGYEQVGQMVDDIAGFLNRWLPQYTQDTRNYLTVAIGCTGGQHRSVYVVEQLALRFADHDPLLVRHRNQLPTESA, encoded by the coding sequence ATGTTGAAAGTCGTCCTAGTCACCGGTATCTCGGGTTCGGGAAAATCAGTTGCCTTGCGCATGCTTGAGGACGCCAGCTACACCTGCGTCGACAACTTGCCTGTGCGCTTCCTGACCGAATTCATCGCCAACGCACGCGATGAAGGCTTGGAGCGCGTGGCCGTGGCAATCGACGTCCGCTCACCCGGCGAACTCGCCGAACTGCCTGACGTCGTGACGGCGCTGCGTTCCATGGGCACCAGCCTGCGCGTGGTGTTCCTGGACGCGAACACCTCGACGCTGGTGCAGCGTTACTCCGAATCGCGTCGCCGCCATCCGCTTACCGATCGCCTGCAACGCGGCGGCACGCCGCCCTCGCTTGCCGACTGCATCGCGCTGGAACGTGAACTGCTGGCGCCACTGCGCGAGCAGGAACATGTGATCGACACCTCGGATCTGACCCCCGGTCAGTTGCGCGCCTGGATCCGCGACTTGATCCAGGCCGACCGCGCGCCGCTGGTACTGACCTTCGAATCCTTTGCCTACAAGCGCGGCGTGCCCGGCGACGCCGATCTGGTGTTCGACGTGCGCTGCCTGCCCAACCCGCATTACGACCGCAACCTGCGGCCGCTGACCGGGCGCGATGAACCCGTGGCCACCTGGCTGGCCGGTTACGAGCAAGTGGGGCAGATGGTCGACGACATCGCCGGCTTCCTGAACCGCTGGCTGCCGCAATACACGCAAGACACCCGCAACTACCTGACCGTGGCAATCGGCTGCACGGGCGGCCAGCACCGCTCGGTCTATGTGGTGGAGCAGTTGGCGCTGCGCTTCGCCGACCACGACCCCTTGCTGGTGCGCCACCGAAACCAATTGCCCACCGAATCCGCATGA